Proteins found in one Arthrobacter pascens genomic segment:
- a CDS encoding acyl-CoA carboxylase subunit epsilon, with translation MSELDSDLNPPNPPAAPLFSVVKGQPSAEELAALTAVVLSLAGAETADTRKPTVRHWVRRQQLRLAPTPGPGAWKRSRG, from the coding sequence GTGAGCGAACTGGACAGCGACCTGAACCCGCCAAACCCGCCAGCCGCACCATTGTTTTCGGTGGTGAAAGGGCAGCCGTCGGCCGAGGAGCTCGCGGCCCTGACCGCCGTCGTGCTTTCCCTCGCTGGTGCGGAAACCGCGGACACCCGCAAGCCCACCGTCCGCCATTGGGTGCGCCGGCAGCAGCTCAGGCTGGCACCCACACCGGGACCCGGCGCGTGGAAGCGGAGCCGGGGCTAA
- a CDS encoding acyl-CoA carboxylase subunit beta encodes MSHDLTTTAGKIADFRDRQARAEQPSGPEAIEKQHARGKNTARERIDLLLDEDSFVEFDALAVHRSTAFGMEKKKPLGDGLVSGYGTVDGRPVAVYSQDFSVYGGSLSQVNGEKIVKVQEFALRNGCPVVGILDGGGARIQEGVASLAMFADIFRNNVHASGVVPQISLIMGPSAGGAAYSPALTDYVVMVDKTSHMFITGPDVIKTVTGEDVDMETLGGARQHNATTGTSTYLASDEADAIEFVRELLDFLPSNNLSEAPVLEHQQELEVDDDDLALDTLIPDSANQPYDMRTVIEQMVDDAHFLEMQALYAPNVMIGYGRVEGHTVGIVANQPLQFAGTLDIAASEKAARFVRHCDAFNIPIITLVDVPGFLPGKDQEFQGIIRRGAKLLYAYAEATVPKLTVITRKAYGGAYIVMGSKKLGADLNLAWPTAQIGVMGAQGAVNILYRRDLASVAEAGGNVEERRAEVIRQYEEELLNPYQAAQLGYVDAVIAPSETRPQIIKGLRALRDKRASLPTKKHGNIPL; translated from the coding sequence GACCGCCAGGCCCGTGCAGAACAGCCCTCCGGCCCCGAGGCCATCGAAAAGCAGCATGCCCGCGGCAAGAACACGGCCCGCGAGCGCATCGACCTCCTGCTCGACGAAGACTCATTTGTCGAATTCGACGCTCTGGCAGTACACCGCTCCACCGCCTTCGGCATGGAAAAGAAGAAGCCCCTCGGCGACGGACTGGTCTCCGGCTACGGGACCGTGGATGGCCGGCCGGTGGCCGTTTACAGCCAGGACTTCTCCGTCTATGGCGGATCCCTAAGCCAGGTTAACGGTGAGAAGATCGTCAAGGTCCAGGAATTCGCCCTGCGAAACGGCTGTCCTGTGGTGGGGATCCTCGACGGCGGCGGCGCCCGCATCCAGGAAGGCGTCGCCTCACTGGCCATGTTCGCGGACATTTTCCGGAACAACGTCCATGCCTCCGGCGTGGTGCCGCAAATCTCGCTGATCATGGGCCCGTCCGCCGGCGGCGCGGCATACTCCCCGGCACTCACGGACTATGTGGTGATGGTGGACAAGACCTCTCACATGTTCATCACCGGCCCTGACGTCATCAAGACGGTCACGGGCGAAGACGTGGACATGGAAACCCTGGGCGGCGCCCGCCAGCACAACGCCACCACGGGTACGTCAACCTACCTGGCCTCAGACGAGGCGGATGCCATCGAGTTTGTCCGCGAGCTGCTGGACTTCCTGCCGTCCAACAACCTCTCCGAGGCGCCGGTACTGGAACACCAGCAGGAGCTGGAAGTCGACGACGACGATCTGGCCCTGGACACGCTAATCCCTGACTCCGCGAACCAGCCGTACGACATGCGCACTGTCATTGAGCAGATGGTGGACGATGCGCATTTCCTGGAGATGCAGGCGCTGTACGCCCCGAACGTGATGATCGGCTACGGCCGGGTTGAAGGGCACACGGTAGGGATCGTGGCCAACCAGCCGCTGCAGTTCGCCGGGACGCTGGACATCGCCGCCTCGGAAAAGGCCGCCCGCTTTGTCCGGCACTGCGATGCGTTCAACATTCCCATCATCACGCTGGTTGACGTTCCCGGTTTCCTGCCGGGCAAGGACCAGGAGTTCCAGGGCATCATCCGCCGTGGCGCCAAGCTCCTGTACGCCTACGCGGAGGCCACGGTTCCCAAGCTGACGGTCATCACACGGAAAGCCTACGGTGGTGCGTACATCGTGATGGGCTCCAAGAAACTCGGCGCGGACCTGAACCTTGCCTGGCCCACGGCGCAGATTGGCGTGATGGGTGCGCAGGGCGCCGTCAATATCCTCTACCGCCGCGACCTGGCCTCCGTTGCCGAGGCCGGCGGGAACGTGGAGGAACGGCGGGCCGAGGTCATCCGGCAGTACGAGGAGGAACTCCTGAACCCTTATCAGGCCGCCCAGCTGGGATATGTGGATGCTGTCATTGCACCGTCCGAAACCCGGCCACAGATCATCAAAGGCCTGAGGGCGCTGCGGGACAAGCGGGCCAGCCTGCCCACCAAAAAACACGGGAACATCCCGCTGTGA
- a CDS encoding dicarboxylate/amino acid:cation symporter — translation MSTQTRTPDSAGKTGFQLPKWAGSFGFQIIAALIVGLGLGLLAKYTGSTKASPNGLGATLQTIGSSYVSLLQTAVVPLIFTAVVSSISNLRQVSNAAKLAWTTLLWFAITSLIAVLIGIGLGVLLQPGANTGITEEATYSGKSGDWWSFLVGLFPKNFLGLGANTTITEGVATTSVSFNVLQILVIAIAVGVAALKVGKAAEPFLALNASALAVIQKVLWWIIRIAPLGTVGLIGNAVAVYGWDTIGSLGKFTFAIYVGLALVLFVVYPVLVRSHGLSVKQYFSGVWPAVQLAFVSRSSIGTLPLTQRVAERSLGVPRAYASFAVPLGATTKMDGCAAIYPAVSAIFVAQFFGIQLDFSQYLLIALVSVLGSAATAGTTGAVVMLTLTLSTLGLPLAGVGLLLAIDPILDMGRTAVNVAGQALVPTIVAKRQGLLDEALYNAPRNGAPFVDDDADSAATDPSAASAHAASRELEDAKS, via the coding sequence GTGAGCACTCAAACCCGCACCCCCGATTCCGCAGGAAAGACCGGCTTCCAGCTGCCCAAGTGGGCTGGCTCGTTCGGCTTCCAGATCATCGCCGCCCTCATCGTTGGCCTGGGCCTCGGCCTGCTGGCCAAGTACACCGGCAGTACCAAAGCCAGCCCCAATGGCCTTGGCGCCACGCTGCAGACCATTGGCTCCAGCTACGTGTCGCTGCTGCAGACCGCCGTGGTGCCGCTGATCTTTACCGCGGTGGTCAGCTCCATCTCCAACCTGCGGCAGGTTTCCAACGCCGCCAAGCTGGCATGGACCACCCTGCTCTGGTTCGCCATCACCTCACTGATCGCCGTGCTCATCGGCATCGGGCTGGGTGTCCTCCTGCAGCCTGGCGCCAATACGGGGATCACTGAGGAAGCCACGTACTCGGGCAAGTCCGGTGACTGGTGGTCCTTCCTGGTAGGGCTGTTCCCCAAGAACTTCCTGGGCCTCGGCGCCAACACCACAATCACCGAAGGCGTAGCCACCACATCCGTCAGCTTTAATGTGCTCCAGATCCTGGTGATCGCCATCGCCGTGGGCGTTGCCGCGCTTAAGGTAGGGAAGGCAGCAGAGCCGTTCCTGGCTCTCAATGCCTCGGCCCTCGCCGTCATCCAGAAGGTCCTTTGGTGGATCATCCGGATCGCTCCGCTGGGCACTGTTGGCCTTATCGGCAACGCCGTAGCCGTCTACGGGTGGGACACCATCGGCTCACTCGGGAAGTTCACCTTCGCCATTTACGTCGGCCTGGCTCTTGTACTCTTCGTCGTCTACCCGGTCCTCGTCCGCAGCCACGGCCTCTCCGTGAAGCAGTACTTCTCCGGCGTGTGGCCCGCCGTGCAGCTGGCGTTTGTCTCACGCTCCTCCATCGGCACCCTCCCGCTGACCCAGCGGGTGGCCGAGCGCAGCCTGGGCGTGCCCCGCGCGTACGCTTCCTTCGCCGTGCCACTGGGCGCCACCACGAAAATGGACGGGTGCGCCGCGATCTACCCCGCCGTCTCGGCCATCTTCGTGGCCCAGTTCTTCGGCATCCAGCTGGACTTCAGCCAGTACCTGTTGATCGCACTGGTATCTGTTCTCGGTTCGGCCGCAACGGCAGGTACCACCGGTGCCGTGGTCATGCTCACGCTGACCCTCTCCACGCTGGGACTGCCCCTGGCCGGCGTCGGACTTCTGCTGGCGATCGACCCCATCCTGGATATGGGCCGCACCGCCGTGAACGTCGCAGGCCAGGCGCTGGTTCCGACAATCGTGGCGAAGCGCCAGGGCCTCCTGGACGAGGCACTCTACAACGCGCCCCGCAACGGGGCTCCCTTTGTGGACGACGACGCCGACTCCGCCGCCACTGATCCCTCCGCGGCATCGGCTCACGCAGCCAGCCGCGAACTGGAAGACGCAAAATCCTAG
- a CDS encoding DUF885 domain-containing protein, which translates to MTTEPAPLARPKSAIDAVADEYTDTLIRLNPSFATTLGLPGHESEYPDYSPAGIAEFAQAARTALAALDGLELQDDVDAVTLDAMRERLGLQLEIHESGWDEAELNNIASPAQDIRAIFDLMPTETSRHWEHIAGRALNVPGAISGYIDSLRQARDSGRVSAARQVSIVIEQATKYAAGDGFFAKLASGAKAATGSLDGAVQEKLDAGAAAARSAYTELAEFLRTELLPSAPQKDAVGRERYSLASRSFLGATVDLEETYAWGVQELDRLIAEQEQVAATIKAGASIAEAKEILNNDPARQLKGTEALKAWMQELSDRAVADLAGVHFEIPDVMKKLECLIAPTDEGGIYYTGPSDDFSRPGRMWWSVPAGEDTFTTWAETTTVFHEGVPGHHLQVATATYRRELLNNWRRNVCWTSGHGEGWALYAEKLMQELGYLSDPGDHMGMLDMQRMRAARVVFDIGFHLELAVPERWGSGAWTAENGYEFLKENLPISEGQLNFEFTRYLGWPGQAPSYKVGQRLWEQIRAELETRPGFDLKTFHTEALNIGSVGLDTLRRALLS; encoded by the coding sequence GTGACTACCGAACCTGCACCCCTCGCCCGACCAAAATCTGCCATCGATGCCGTGGCGGATGAGTACACAGACACCCTCATCCGGCTGAATCCCTCGTTTGCCACCACGCTTGGCCTGCCGGGACATGAGAGCGAATACCCGGACTACTCCCCTGCCGGAATCGCGGAATTCGCCCAAGCAGCCCGAACGGCACTGGCGGCCCTGGACGGTTTGGAACTCCAGGACGACGTCGACGCAGTAACGCTCGACGCCATGCGGGAGCGGTTGGGCCTCCAGCTGGAAATCCACGAGTCCGGCTGGGACGAAGCCGAACTGAACAACATCGCCTCACCGGCGCAGGACATCCGCGCCATCTTCGACCTCATGCCCACGGAGACCAGCCGGCACTGGGAGCATATTGCGGGGCGTGCCCTCAACGTTCCGGGCGCAATCAGCGGCTACATCGACTCGCTGCGGCAGGCCCGGGATTCCGGCCGGGTTTCGGCGGCACGCCAGGTATCCATCGTCATTGAGCAGGCCACCAAATACGCCGCCGGGGACGGATTCTTCGCCAAGCTGGCCTCAGGCGCGAAAGCCGCCACCGGTTCCCTTGACGGGGCCGTACAGGAAAAGCTCGACGCCGGTGCTGCCGCCGCCCGGAGTGCCTACACGGAGCTCGCAGAGTTCCTTCGCACTGAGCTGCTGCCCTCTGCCCCGCAGAAGGACGCTGTGGGCAGGGAACGCTATTCCCTCGCCTCACGCTCCTTCCTGGGGGCTACCGTGGACCTGGAAGAGACTTACGCCTGGGGCGTCCAGGAACTGGACCGCCTGATTGCCGAGCAGGAACAGGTGGCTGCCACCATCAAGGCCGGTGCCAGCATTGCGGAAGCAAAGGAAATCCTCAACAACGATCCTGCCCGCCAGCTCAAGGGCACCGAGGCCCTCAAAGCCTGGATGCAGGAGCTCTCGGACAGGGCTGTTGCAGATCTGGCCGGGGTGCACTTTGAGATCCCTGACGTTATGAAAAAGCTGGAATGCCTGATTGCCCCCACAGACGAGGGCGGCATCTACTACACCGGCCCCTCCGACGACTTCAGCCGTCCCGGCCGGATGTGGTGGTCCGTTCCTGCCGGCGAGGACACCTTCACCACCTGGGCCGAAACCACCACGGTTTTCCATGAAGGCGTCCCGGGCCACCACCTCCAGGTAGCCACGGCAACCTACCGGCGGGAATTGCTCAACAACTGGCGGCGCAACGTCTGCTGGACCTCCGGCCACGGGGAAGGCTGGGCACTGTACGCAGAGAAGCTCATGCAGGAACTCGGTTACCTGTCAGACCCGGGCGACCACATGGGCATGCTGGACATGCAGCGCATGCGCGCCGCCCGCGTGGTCTTCGACATCGGCTTCCACCTTGAACTCGCGGTCCCGGAACGCTGGGGCTCCGGAGCCTGGACAGCAGAGAACGGCTACGAATTCCTGAAGGAGAACCTGCCCATCAGTGAGGGCCAGCTTAATTTCGAGTTCACCCGCTATCTCGGTTGGCCTGGCCAGGCGCCCTCCTACAAGGTGGGCCAGCGCCTCTGGGAACAAATCCGCGCCGAACTCGAAACCCGGCCGGGCTTTGACCTGAAAACCTTCCACACCGAGGCTCTGAACATCGGCTCCGTCGGGCTCGACACCCTCCGGCGTGCCCTGCTTTCGTAA